The proteins below come from a single Agrococcus beijingensis genomic window:
- the ruvC gene encoding crossover junction endodeoxyribonuclease RuvC, producing the protein MASVRVLGVDPGLTRCGVGVVDVERRTPTLVHVEVVRSAAEDPIELRLLRIARGVEAAIDLHRPDAIALERVFAQANLRSVMGVAQISGIVLRAAAEREIPVSLLTPTEVKAAVTGYGAADKRQVGEMVRRLLRLDAAPKPADAADALAIAIAEGWRTRMAPSAGGSVTTPAQRAWAAAESAARSGRARR; encoded by the coding sequence GTGGCGTCGGTGCGCGTGCTCGGCGTCGACCCGGGGCTGACGCGCTGCGGCGTCGGCGTCGTCGACGTCGAGCGGCGCACGCCGACGCTCGTGCACGTCGAGGTCGTGCGGTCTGCGGCGGAGGACCCGATCGAGCTGCGTCTGCTGCGCATCGCGCGCGGCGTCGAGGCGGCCATCGACCTGCACCGGCCCGACGCGATCGCCCTCGAGCGGGTGTTCGCGCAGGCCAACCTGCGCAGCGTCATGGGGGTCGCGCAGATCTCGGGCATCGTGCTGCGCGCCGCGGCCGAGCGCGAGATCCCCGTCTCGCTGCTGACGCCCACCGAGGTGAAGGCGGCGGTCACCGGCTACGGCGCCGCCGACAAGCGACAGGTCGGCGAGATGGTGCGGCGGCTTCTGCGGCTCGATGCGGCGCCGAAGCCGGCGGACGCCGCGGACGCGCTCGCCATCGCGATCGCCGAGGGATGGCGCACCCGCATGGCGCCCAGTGCCGGCGGGTCGGTCACGACCCCGGCTCAGCGCGCGTGGGCGGCAGCCGAGTCGGCGGCGCGGTCAGGGCGAGCGCGGCGCTAG
- a CDS encoding YebC/PmpR family DNA-binding transcriptional regulator, translating into MSGHSKWATTKHKKAVIDARRAKSFAKLIKNIEVAAKIGGADLSGNPTLVDAVQKAKKTSVPNDNIDRAIKRGAGLTGESIEYITIMYEGYAGGGVALMVECLTDNKNRAAAEVRVAMTRNGGTMADPGSVAYNFNRKGVVSITKEHGVDEDAILEAVLDAGAEEVIDQGGGFEVISEAGDLVAVRTALQEAGIDYDSAEAEFVPNLKVEVDLPTARKVLSLIDALDDLDDVQNIYANYDIPDDVQAQLDEDE; encoded by the coding sequence ATGTCCGGACATTCCAAGTGGGCGACGACCAAGCACAAGAAGGCCGTCATCGACGCCCGTCGTGCGAAGTCGTTCGCGAAGCTCATCAAGAACATCGAGGTCGCCGCCAAGATCGGCGGCGCTGACCTCTCGGGCAACCCGACCCTCGTCGACGCCGTGCAGAAGGCGAAGAAGACGAGCGTCCCCAACGACAACATCGATCGCGCCATCAAGCGCGGCGCCGGCCTCACCGGCGAGTCGATCGAGTACATCACGATCATGTACGAGGGCTACGCGGGCGGCGGCGTCGCACTGATGGTCGAGTGCCTCACCGACAACAAGAACCGCGCGGCTGCTGAGGTGCGCGTTGCCATGACCCGCAACGGCGGCACGATGGCCGACCCCGGCTCGGTCGCCTACAACTTCAACCGCAAGGGCGTCGTCTCGATCACGAAGGAGCACGGCGTCGACGAGGACGCGATCCTCGAGGCCGTGCTCGACGCGGGCGCTGAAGAGGTCATCGACCAGGGCGGCGGCTTCGAGGTCATCTCGGAGGCCGGCGACCTCGTCGCCGTGCGCACGGCGCTGCAGGAGGCCGGCATCGACTACGACTCGGCCGAGGCGGAGTTCGTGCCGAACCTCAAGGTCGAGGTCGACCTGCCGACCGCGCGCAAGGTGCTGAGCCTCATCGACGCGCTCGACGACCTCGACGACGTGCAGAACATCTACGCCAACTACGACATCCCCGACGACGTGCAGGCGCAGCTCGACGAGGACGAGTAG
- a CDS encoding DMT family transporter gives MTVLSRAPWQVLWIGLALIWGSSFLLMKLGLEALHPMQIATLRIVVAAVTLLLLSMATRTRLPGDAGTWGLLSVCSFFLTALPFTAFVLAETRISSSLAGLGNAITPVATVLFALLLLPSDRLTPRKLAAVLLGLVGVVVIAQPWAAGAGPDLVGFLLAVAGGVSYGIGWTLNRRLLAQREVPGLAHPTALMITGMPMVVVALLVWSAVEGWSPVGSHDASQLPLALLAVAGLGVVGTGVAYILQFEVVRAVGPTVAATVTYLIPVVAVLLGVLVLGERLGVWEIVGAAIVIGAGILVGQKPRARVAAQQPA, from the coding sequence GTGACCGTACTCAGCCGTGCGCCCTGGCAGGTGCTCTGGATCGGCCTCGCGCTGATCTGGGGCTCGTCGTTCCTGCTCATGAAGCTCGGGCTCGAGGCGCTGCACCCGATGCAGATCGCGACCCTGCGCATCGTCGTGGCGGCTGTCACGCTGCTGCTGCTCTCGATGGCCACGCGCACCCGGCTGCCGGGCGACGCCGGCACCTGGGGGCTGCTTTCCGTCTGCTCCTTCTTCCTGACGGCGCTGCCGTTCACCGCCTTCGTGCTCGCCGAGACCCGCATCTCGTCGAGCCTCGCCGGTCTCGGCAACGCGATCACGCCCGTGGCCACGGTGCTGTTCGCGCTGCTCCTGCTGCCGAGCGATCGGCTCACGCCGCGCAAGCTGGCGGCGGTGCTGCTCGGTCTCGTCGGCGTCGTGGTGATCGCGCAGCCGTGGGCCGCCGGGGCGGGGCCCGACCTGGTCGGCTTCCTCCTCGCCGTCGCCGGCGGCGTGTCGTACGGCATCGGCTGGACCCTGAACCGGCGGCTCCTCGCGCAGCGCGAAGTGCCGGGCCTCGCGCATCCGACGGCGCTGATGATCACCGGCATGCCGATGGTCGTCGTCGCGCTGCTGGTGTGGAGCGCCGTCGAGGGCTGGTCGCCGGTCGGCAGCCACGACGCGTCGCAGCTGCCGCTCGCGCTGCTCGCGGTCGCGGGCCTCGGCGTCGTCGGCACCGGTGTCGCCTACATCCTGCAGTTCGAGGTCGTGCGCGCCGTCGGGCCGACGGTCGCGGCGACGGTCACCTACCTGATCCCGGTGGTCGCGGTGCTGCTGGGCGTGCTCGTGCTGGGGGAGCGGCTCGGCGTCTGGGAGATCGTCGGCGCAGCGATCGTCATCGGCGCCGGCATCCTGGTCGGGCAGAAGCCGAGGGCGAGGGTCGCGGCGCAGCAGCCTGCTTGA
- the pdxT gene encoding pyridoxal 5'-phosphate synthase glutaminase subunit PdxT, which translates to MVSAGAARVGVLALQGDVREHAAVLESLGARVALVRTPAQLAEVDGLVLPGGESSVIDKLSRLFAVREPIIERIAAGMPVYGTCAGMILLADRILDGLPTQLPFGGLDVDVRRNAFGSQVDSFEAELDVPALGERPVHATFIRAPVVERAGAGVDVLASVKGRIVAVEQGPLLATAFHPEVEGELRFHQRFLDRVARVTGS; encoded by the coding sequence CTGGTGAGCGCGGGCGCGGCCCGCGTCGGCGTGCTCGCGCTCCAGGGTGACGTGCGCGAGCACGCCGCCGTGCTCGAGTCGCTCGGCGCGCGCGTCGCGCTGGTGCGCACCCCCGCGCAGCTGGCCGAGGTCGACGGGCTCGTGCTGCCCGGCGGGGAGTCGAGCGTGATCGACAAGCTGTCGCGCCTGTTCGCGGTGCGGGAGCCGATCATCGAGCGGATCGCGGCCGGCATGCCCGTCTACGGCACGTGCGCCGGCATGATCCTGCTGGCCGACCGCATCCTCGACGGCCTGCCCACCCAGCTGCCGTTCGGCGGGCTCGACGTCGACGTGCGGCGCAACGCCTTCGGCAGCCAGGTCGACTCCTTCGAGGCCGAGCTCGACGTGCCGGCGCTGGGGGAGCGGCCGGTGCACGCGACGTTCATCCGCGCGCCCGTGGTCGAGCGGGCCGGCGCCGGGGTCGACGTGCTCGCCTCGGTCAAGGGACGCATCGTGGCCGTCGAGCAGGGCCCGCTGCTGGCGACCGCCTTCCACCCCGAGGTCGAGGGCGAGCTGCGCTTCCACCAGCGGTTCCTCGACCGCGTCGCGCGTGTCACCGGCTCGTGA
- the pdxS gene encoding pyridoxal 5'-phosphate synthase lyase subunit PdxS — translation MTDTNTTSSTGSARVKRGLAEMLKGGVIMDVVTPDQARIAEDAGAVAVMALERVPADIRAQGGVARMSDPDLIDAIKAEVSIPVMAKARIGHFVEAQVLEALEVDYIDESEVLSPADYVNHIDKWPFTVPFVCGATNLGEALRRITEGAAMIRSKGEAGTGDVSEATKHIRTIKGEIRRLQTLSKDELYVAAKELQAPYELVAEVAELGALPVVLFTAGGVATPADAALMMQLGADGVFVGSGIFKSGEPEKRAAAIVKATAAFDDAKAIADASRGLGEAMVGINVADLAAPHRLAERGW, via the coding sequence GTGACCGACACGAACACCACGTCCAGCACCGGCTCCGCACGCGTGAAGCGCGGCCTCGCCGAGATGCTGAAGGGCGGCGTCATCATGGACGTCGTCACCCCCGACCAGGCCCGCATCGCCGAGGACGCCGGCGCCGTCGCCGTCATGGCGCTCGAGCGCGTGCCGGCCGACATCCGCGCCCAGGGCGGCGTGGCCCGGATGTCGGACCCCGACCTGATCGACGCCATCAAGGCGGAGGTCTCCATCCCCGTGATGGCGAAGGCCCGCATCGGCCACTTCGTCGAGGCGCAGGTGCTCGAGGCGCTCGAGGTCGACTACATCGACGAGTCCGAGGTGCTCAGCCCCGCCGACTACGTCAACCACATCGACAAGTGGCCGTTCACGGTGCCGTTCGTCTGCGGCGCCACGAACCTGGGCGAGGCGCTCCGCCGCATCACCGAGGGTGCCGCGATGATCCGCTCGAAGGGCGAGGCCGGCACCGGTGACGTCTCGGAGGCGACCAAGCACATCCGCACGATCAAGGGCGAGATCCGCCGCCTGCAGACGCTCTCGAAGGACGAGCTGTACGTCGCCGCGAAGGAGCTGCAGGCACCGTACGAGCTGGTCGCCGAGGTCGCCGAGCTGGGCGCCCTGCCCGTCGTGCTCTTCACCGCCGGCGGCGTCGCGACGCCCGCGGACGCGGCCCTGATGATGCAGCTGGGCGCCGACGGCGTCTTCGTCGGCTCGGGCATCTTCAAGTCGGGCGAGCCCGAGAAGCGCGCCGCCGCGATCGTGAAGGCGACCGCCGCGTTCGACGACGCCAAGGCGATCGCGGATGCGTCGCGGGGCCTGGGCGAGGCGATGGTCGGCATCAACGTGGCCGACCTGGCGGCACCGCACCGGCTCGCCGAGCGCGGCTGGTGA
- a CDS encoding HIT family protein, whose amino-acid sequence MSSEMPGVPDAFQRLWTPYRMVYIQQGQMPEENACPFCRAPELQDDQGLIVHRGETCFVLLNLYPYNTGHLMVCPYRHVGMYDQATTDEVAEMAVLTQTAMRVLSQVTRCQGFNIGMNQGRIAGAGIADHLHQHIVPRWSLDSNFFPIIAKTKALPILLEDMRRDIQAAWPA is encoded by the coding sequence ATGTCGAGCGAGATGCCGGGGGTGCCGGATGCGTTCCAACGGCTCTGGACGCCGTACCGGATGGTCTACATCCAGCAGGGCCAGATGCCCGAGGAGAACGCCTGCCCGTTCTGCCGCGCGCCCGAGCTGCAGGACGACCAGGGCCTCATCGTGCACCGCGGCGAGACCTGCTTCGTGCTGCTGAACCTCTACCCCTACAACACCGGCCACCTGATGGTCTGCCCGTACCGCCACGTCGGCATGTACGACCAGGCGACCACCGACGAGGTCGCCGAGATGGCGGTGCTCACGCAGACCGCCATGCGCGTGCTGTCGCAGGTGACGCGCTGCCAGGGCTTCAACATCGGCATGAACCAGGGCCGCATCGCCGGCGCCGGCATCGCCGACCACCTGCACCAGCACATCGTGCCGCGCTGGTCGCTCGACTCGAACTTCTTCCCGATCATCGCGAAGACGAAGGCGCTGCCGATCCTGCTCGAGGACATGCGCCGCGACATCCAGGCGGCCTGGCCGGCGTGA